The Candidatus Zixiibacteriota bacterium genome includes a window with the following:
- a CDS encoding helix-hairpin-helix domain-containing protein, protein MNKPQKNNSSRALSDLVSVGPATIKDLHLLGITKVSQLKKRNAEKLYHKLCEISDAKHDICALDVLRAAIEQANDPNLPVEKCQWHY, encoded by the coding sequence ATGAACAAACCCCAAAAGAATAATTCCTCGCGCGCCCTATCCGACCTTGTCTCGGTCGGACCGGCAACCATCAAAGACCTCCACCTGCTCGGTATCACCAAAGTCAGCCAGCTCAAAAAAAGAAACGCCGAAAAGCTGTATCATAAACTCTGTGAAATCTCCGACGCCAAACATGACATCTGTGCCTTGGATGTTTTACGCGCCGCTATCGAGCAGGCAAATGATCCAAACTTGCCGGTCGAAAAATGCCAATGGCATTACTGA